The following coding sequences are from one Paenibacillus stellifer window:
- a CDS encoding ABC transporter substrate-binding protein — translation MTRTGREIQRGEARGFRLALITGMILMLLAVTACGNNGNAGNQADGAGKAEAAGSESNKASNVPAVLNYGYIGSNKLNLPGGAEGWGLYKGIIQEELKKYGITEIKLTGFPNGPDQTESLISGRLDFGSLGDTPALIARSGGAKTRLIGQGSAHTVGYLIAKKDGPKTVKDLQGKTIATQKGSFMHRYLVGLLKQEGVTDYKLVHMLIPDATAALARGDIDATTNNGVQAIKQIDSGYPLLDDATKHPDLLGSSVTVVSEDYLAKFPDFPKVWNEAREKALADLKQHPDEYYKFLAEIGDTTTDIVKQVSPIEDLKDTAFTDDGLALLEGTKSFLVEEKLAKKDFSIEEWKIK, via the coding sequence ATGACGCGCACTGGCAGAGAGATTCAAAGGGGAGAGGCGCGGGGCTTCCGGCTGGCGCTGATTACAGGCATGATTCTGATGCTGCTGGCGGTTACCGCCTGCGGAAATAACGGGAATGCCGGAAATCAGGCTGACGGAGCCGGCAAAGCGGAAGCGGCAGGCAGCGAGAGCAACAAGGCCAGTAACGTTCCCGCTGTGCTGAATTATGGATACATCGGAAGCAACAAGCTCAATCTGCCCGGCGGCGCCGAGGGCTGGGGCCTGTATAAGGGCATCATTCAGGAGGAATTGAAGAAGTACGGAATTACGGAAATCAAGCTGACCGGCTTTCCGAACGGTCCCGACCAGACGGAGTCGCTGATCAGCGGCCGGCTGGACTTCGGCTCCCTGGGTGACACGCCGGCGCTTATCGCCCGTTCCGGCGGGGCCAAGACCCGTCTGATCGGCCAGGGATCGGCCCATACAGTCGGCTATCTGATCGCGAAGAAAGACGGTCCGAAGACGGTGAAGGATCTTCAGGGCAAGACGATCGCGACTCAGAAGGGCTCGTTCATGCACCGGTATCTGGTTGGACTGCTGAAGCAGGAAGGCGTCACCGACTACAAACTGGTGCACATGCTGATACCGGACGCGACGGCGGCTCTTGCCCGGGGCGACATTGACGCGACGACGAACAACGGCGTTCAGGCTATCAAGCAGATCGACAGCGGATATCCGCTGCTGGATGACGCTACGAAGCATCCGGATCTGTTGGGGTCCAGCGTAACGGTCGTGTCCGAGGATTATTTAGCCAAGTTCCCGGATTTTCCGAAGGTATGGAACGAGGCCCGGGAGAAGGCGCTGGCCGACTTGAAGCAGCACCCGGATGAGTATTACAAGTTCCTGGCCGAAATCGGGGATACGACGACGGATATCGTCAAGCAGGTCAGCCCCATCGAAGATTTGAAGGATACAGCTTTTACCGATGACGGGCTGGCGCTGCTGGAAGGCACCAAGAGTTTCCTTGTTGAGGAGAAGCTGGCCAAGAAGGACTTCTCGATTGAAGAGTGGAAGATTAAATAA
- a CDS encoding 4Fe-4S dicluster domain-containing protein, with amino-acid sequence MIEIVSAERCIGCNQCVSVCPTNVFDKGEAGVPVIARQSDCQTCFMCELYCPVDALYVAPDAEAATGVTEEQLSSGELLGGYRAKVGWGKGRQPVASHSFMIDLSRRAGF; translated from the coding sequence ATGATCGAGATTGTCAGCGCAGAGCGGTGCATCGGCTGCAATCAATGCGTGTCCGTCTGCCCGACCAACGTATTCGACAAGGGCGAGGCCGGGGTGCCGGTGATCGCACGCCAGAGTGACTGCCAGACCTGCTTCATGTGCGAGCTGTACTGCCCGGTTGACGCCCTCTATGTGGCGCCCGATGCGGAAGCAGCAACCGGTGTGACGGAAGAGCAGCTGTCTTCGGGAGAGCTGCTTGGGGGTTACCGGGCCAAGGTCGGCTGGGGCAAAGGGCGTCAGCCCGTAGCCAGCCACAGCTTTATGATTGATCTGTCCCGCCGTGCGGGATTTTAA
- a CDS encoding FAD-dependent oxidoreductase, whose translation MTFGADKGVLELKADVLILGGGPAGTWAALAAAAKGASVVLADKGYCGSSGATAPSGTGVWYVEPDRELREKAKASRYTLGGQLAEDRWMDRVLDRTYENMNRLGVSGYPFPVDEYGRQHRRGLQGPEYMRLMRKLVKKAGVRILDHSPALELLADEHGVGGASGVRTQSGGTWKVTAGAVVIATGGCAFLSKALGCNVLTGDGLLLAAEAGASMSGMEFSNAYAICPTFSTVTKTAYYSYASFYYEDGSVVEGAGSKKGRSVIARNLLAGRQVYAKLDQAPEDLQPLLRVAQTNFFLPFDRLGINPFKDAFPVTLRLEGTVRGTGGIRITDENCGSGVPGLYAAGDAATRELICGGFTGGGSHNAAWAMSSGSFAGEGAADYALSLGARAAGRNPSGLSSSTLTAHEGDRGYQNRTAEYISAVQDEVKPYDINLFRTEAGLTASLDRLDRLWEELRGGEVALTAHGLKRREAAAMTATARWMYASALARTETRGMHKREDYKALDDSQHYRLVSGGLDDIWVSPEAVKESALL comes from the coding sequence ATGACATTTGGAGCAGACAAGGGTGTATTGGAACTTAAGGCAGATGTCCTGATCCTCGGTGGAGGGCCCGCCGGCACATGGGCGGCTCTTGCGGCCGCGGCCAAGGGCGCTTCAGTTGTGCTGGCCGACAAGGGTTACTGCGGGTCAAGCGGCGCGACGGCTCCGTCCGGAACGGGTGTCTGGTATGTTGAGCCGGACCGGGAACTCCGTGAGAAGGCCAAGGCCAGCCGGTATACGCTGGGCGGCCAGCTGGCGGAGGACCGCTGGATGGACCGGGTGCTGGACCGGACCTACGAGAACATGAACCGGCTCGGCGTTTCGGGTTACCCGTTCCCGGTCGATGAATACGGCAGGCAGCACCGGCGGGGGCTGCAAGGCCCCGAGTACATGAGGCTTATGCGCAAGCTGGTCAAGAAGGCTGGCGTCCGCATTCTCGACCACAGCCCGGCGCTGGAGCTGCTCGCCGATGAGCATGGCGTGGGCGGCGCCTCCGGCGTCCGCACGCAGAGCGGCGGAACATGGAAAGTGACGGCGGGGGCGGTCGTAATCGCCACCGGAGGCTGCGCTTTCCTGAGCAAGGCGCTCGGCTGCAACGTGCTGACCGGCGATGGTCTGCTGCTGGCCGCAGAGGCCGGGGCATCGATGTCGGGCATGGAATTCTCCAACGCCTATGCCATCTGCCCGACGTTCTCCACTGTAACGAAGACGGCGTATTACAGCTACGCCAGCTTCTATTATGAGGACGGCAGCGTCGTGGAAGGAGCCGGCTCGAAGAAGGGGCGCTCCGTGATCGCCCGGAATCTGCTCGCCGGCCGCCAGGTCTACGCTAAGCTGGACCAGGCTCCCGAGGACTTGCAGCCGCTGCTGCGGGTCGCGCAGACGAACTTCTTCCTGCCCTTCGACCGGCTTGGCATCAATCCGTTTAAGGATGCTTTCCCGGTTACGCTTCGGCTGGAAGGAACGGTTCGCGGCACCGGAGGAATTCGCATAACAGACGAGAACTGCGGTTCCGGGGTGCCGGGTCTCTACGCCGCCGGCGATGCGGCGACCCGCGAGCTGATCTGCGGCGGCTTCACAGGCGGAGGCAGCCACAATGCCGCCTGGGCGATGTCGTCGGGCTCCTTCGCTGGCGAAGGGGCGGCCGACTATGCGCTGAGCCTCGGGGCCCGCGCCGCAGGGCGCAACCCGTCCGGACTGTCGTCCTCTACGCTGACCGCCCATGAGGGTGACCGGGGCTACCAGAACCGGACGGCGGAATACATCTCGGCCGTTCAGGACGAGGTGAAGCCTTACGATATTAATCTGTTCCGCACCGAGGCGGGACTTACGGCCTCACTGGACCGGCTGGACCGGCTGTGGGAGGAGCTGCGCGGCGGCGAGGTCGCCCTTACCGCCCACGGGCTGAAGCGGCGCGAAGCCGCCGCCATGACGGCGACGGCCCGCTGGATGTACGCTTCGGCGCTGGCGCGGACCGAGACGAGAGGCATGCACAAGCGCGAGGATTACAAGGCGCTTGACGACAGCCAGCATTACCGTCTTGTGAGCGGCGGGCTCGACGACATCTGGGTGTCTCCCGAAGCCGTGAAGGAGAGTGCGCTGTTATGA
- a CDS encoding ABC transporter permease: MSEGAKALFRAGAKTAEESVRSDTKRKPAVLRKAEPRWRAYLSDLGAGALIPVIVVVLWQAGASTGWLSPEFLPSPLTIVQSFIELTVSGGLAHHLGVSLGRAFLGFLIGGAAGLLLGVLNGLFRSAEYLLDPGIQVLRLVPHLAIAPLIILWFGFGEVSKVAIILSGSFFPLYINTFLGIRHSDPKLQEVGRVLGFTPFQRLRRLILPSALPNILLGVRLSLGVAWIGLVVAELIGSQSGVGFLINEAKQNSNTPVIFVGILIFAVIGKLIDSLVRLLERKFLSWRDSYSG; encoded by the coding sequence ATGAGTGAAGGAGCCAAGGCGCTGTTTCGGGCGGGAGCCAAGACTGCCGAGGAAAGCGTCCGGTCTGATACGAAGCGAAAGCCTGCTGTTCTGAGGAAGGCTGAGCCGAGGTGGAGAGCTTATCTCTCGGATCTAGGTGCCGGGGCGCTGATCCCGGTCATTGTGGTGGTGCTCTGGCAGGCCGGTGCCAGCACCGGGTGGCTGTCGCCTGAATTTCTGCCCTCGCCGCTGACCATTGTCCAGTCATTCATAGAGCTGACGGTGTCCGGCGGTCTGGCGCATCATCTGGGCGTCAGTCTCGGGCGGGCCTTCCTGGGCTTTCTGATCGGCGGCGCGGCCGGGCTGCTGCTCGGAGTGCTGAACGGTCTGTTCCGCAGCGCCGAGTATTTGCTTGATCCCGGCATCCAGGTGCTGCGGCTTGTCCCGCATCTGGCGATCGCCCCGCTGATCATTCTCTGGTTCGGCTTCGGCGAAGTTTCGAAGGTAGCCATTATTCTGAGCGGTTCATTCTTTCCGCTCTACATTAATACCTTCCTGGGAATCCGGCACAGCGATCCCAAGCTGCAGGAGGTTGGACGGGTTCTGGGCTTCACACCGTTTCAACGGCTGCGGCGGCTGATTCTGCCATCGGCGCTGCCGAACATCCTGCTCGGGGTGCGGCTCTCCCTCGGCGTCGCCTGGATCGGTCTGGTCGTCGCCGAACTGATCGGCTCCCAGTCGGGAGTGGGATTTCTCATTAATGAAGCGAAACAGAATTCCAACACGCCGGTTATCTTCGTCGGCATTTTGATCTTCGCTGTAATCGGCAAGCTGATTGATTCGCTGGTACGGTTGCTGGAACGCAAGTTTTTGTCCTGGCGGGACAGCTATTCGGGCTAG
- a CDS encoding ABC transporter permease codes for MSNRAAVVRTPGRPGRSTQVLLGLLVPAVVLGLWQILGQNGWISDLLFPTPYTILTSLVSLAGSGDLWINLRVSAARAFSGFVLGGGLGLFFGILVGLFKRSEKLLDPSFQMIRMIPSLAVVPLFILWFGIGEESKVLLIAKGAFFPIYINTFVAIRGVDNKLFEVARVLGFGWFKQVTKLVLPAAVPGIMLGVRLSLGLSWLGLVVAELIASTSGIGYMMSDARQFADTPVVFVGILVFAVCGLLSDGAVRLAERRLLRWKESH; via the coding sequence ATGAGCAATCGCGCTGCCGTTGTCCGAACGCCGGGAAGACCCGGACGAAGCACGCAGGTGCTTCTCGGTCTGCTGGTTCCGGCTGTGGTACTCGGCCTCTGGCAGATCCTCGGACAGAACGGCTGGATCTCCGATCTGCTGTTTCCGACACCCTATACGATACTGACCTCTCTCGTCTCGCTAGCAGGTTCGGGCGATTTATGGATCAACCTCAGAGTCAGCGCCGCCCGGGCGTTCTCCGGCTTTGTGCTTGGCGGCGGTCTTGGACTCTTCTTCGGCATTCTGGTCGGCCTGTTCAAGCGGTCGGAGAAGCTGCTTGATCCTTCATTCCAGATGATCCGCATGATTCCGAGCCTCGCGGTCGTTCCGCTGTTCATTCTCTGGTTCGGCATCGGGGAGGAATCGAAGGTGCTGCTCATTGCGAAGGGTGCTTTTTTCCCTATCTATATCAACACTTTCGTGGCCATACGCGGGGTGGACAACAAGCTGTTCGAGGTTGCTCGGGTGCTCGGCTTCGGCTGGTTCAAACAGGTCACGAAGCTGGTGCTTCCGGCGGCGGTTCCCGGCATCATGCTCGGCGTAAGATTGTCGCTCGGATTGTCCTGGCTGGGTCTGGTGGTTGCCGAATTGATCGCCTCGACATCCGGTATCGGCTACATGATGTCCGATGCCCGGCAATTTGCCGATACACCGGTCGTCTTCGTCGGCATTCTGGTCTTCGCGGTCTGCGGCCTGCTGAGCGATGGGGCGGTCCGTCTCGCGGAACGGCGGCTGCTGCGGTGGAAAGAAAGTCATTAG
- a CDS encoding ABC transporter ATP-binding protein, translating to MGEALLEISSLNKSFDTKSGPVQALREVDLRVEKGEFITVIGPSGCGKSTLLRIIAGLDAGYDGTVKLGGAEIGGPGVDKGFIFQEHRLFPWLTVEKNIASDLSLRSPEVRKKVDELIGLVKLKGFEKAYPRELSGGMAQRVSIARALLRNPKILLLDEPFGALDAFTRAHMQSALLDIWRNNGTTMILVTHDIDEAVFLGSRVVILDPRPGKIRKVVHIDLPYPRKKASTSFQELRLKVLSEFEKVEELELTDGAGI from the coding sequence ATGGGCGAGGCGCTGCTGGAAATCTCCAGCCTGAACAAGTCGTTTGATACCAAAAGCGGTCCCGTGCAGGCGCTCCGGGAAGTTGATCTCCGGGTGGAGAAAGGAGAATTCATCACAGTTATCGGTCCAAGCGGCTGCGGCAAAAGCACGCTGCTGCGCATTATCGCCGGCCTGGATGCCGGCTATGACGGCACGGTGAAGCTGGGTGGAGCGGAGATTGGCGGCCCCGGCGTCGATAAAGGTTTTATTTTTCAGGAGCATCGCCTGTTTCCCTGGCTGACTGTGGAGAAGAACATCGCTTCCGATCTGTCCCTGCGAAGTCCCGAAGTCCGGAAGAAGGTGGATGAACTGATCGGGCTGGTGAAGCTGAAGGGATTCGAGAAGGCCTATCCCCGCGAGCTGTCGGGCGGCATGGCCCAGCGGGTGTCGATCGCGCGGGCGCTGCTCCGGAATCCGAAGATTCTGCTGCTCGACGAACCGTTCGGCGCGCTGGATGCTTTTACGAGAGCGCATATGCAGAGTGCTCTGCTGGACATTTGGCGGAACAATGGAACGACGATGATTCTCGTCACGCATGATATCGACGAAGCGGTCTTCCTGGGCAGCCGGGTGGTCATTCTGGACCCCAGACCGGGAAAAATCCGCAAGGTCGTACACATCGATCTTCCGTATCCCCGCAAAAAAGCGTCAACCTCCTTTCAGGAGCTCCGGCTGAAGGTGCTGAGCGAGTTCGAGAAGGTGGAGGAACTGGAGCTGACCGACGGAGCAGGGATTTAG
- a CDS encoding radical SAM protein, with amino-acid sequence MSREHIRSRLFQELSIKNEVNVEGVAADPAIFQHLDLGGAHQEQVHLCFEMDHETHEGFDLPTGYITPGGLRVAFHWDSRSDFRIVYDSCEYVLTHKGKELFPVTFDKRPAYYGLEASDGTPFSRIAGYSSGYLDGGTVSIAYSNECSLKEKGQDCLFCNINATKDTYSEIQGIKWKNPRQIGEAVAAAYRLDGVTHTNLTGGFVPERREVDYYIDVAEAIQESTGLQDFNGTAVIGAPLDLGIIDRYKEAGFRTLAMNLEMWDPAFYAAILPGKVAECGGREHWIKAIEYAAKVFGKGKVRSGFVAGIEPKRATLEGVEYFASIGVLSLTGAWTPNPGSALEGHRTPHAEWHLDMAYKCHDIFKRYGFTYQDYFDIAPSPNFLIHDLFAIDEERVPAFGGDKREQPV; translated from the coding sequence ATGAGCAGGGAGCACATCCGAAGCCGGCTTTTTCAGGAGCTGAGCATTAAGAATGAGGTGAATGTGGAGGGAGTGGCGGCCGATCCGGCCATTTTCCAGCATCTCGATCTTGGAGGCGCGCATCAGGAGCAGGTGCATCTGTGCTTTGAAATGGACCATGAAACCCATGAGGGCTTCGATCTGCCTACCGGGTACATTACGCCGGGCGGGCTGCGGGTCGCCTTTCACTGGGACAGCAGATCGGACTTCCGGATCGTCTATGACAGCTGCGAATATGTCCTGACCCATAAGGGAAAAGAACTCTTCCCTGTTACCTTCGACAAGCGGCCCGCCTATTACGGACTTGAGGCCTCGGACGGAACGCCATTCTCCCGGATTGCCGGCTATTCCTCCGGCTATTTGGACGGCGGGACCGTCTCCATCGCGTACAGCAATGAATGCTCGCTGAAGGAGAAGGGCCAGGACTGCCTGTTCTGCAACATTAACGCGACCAAGGATACGTATTCCGAAATTCAGGGCATCAAGTGGAAAAATCCAAGGCAGATCGGTGAAGCCGTTGCGGCGGCTTATCGGCTCGACGGCGTCACCCATACGAACCTGACGGGAGGCTTCGTGCCGGAGCGGCGGGAGGTCGACTACTACATTGACGTGGCCGAAGCCATCCAGGAGAGCACGGGGCTTCAGGACTTCAATGGGACTGCGGTCATCGGGGCTCCGCTGGATCTTGGTATTATCGACCGCTACAAGGAAGCGGGCTTTCGGACGCTCGCGATGAATCTGGAAATGTGGGACCCGGCATTCTATGCCGCGATCCTGCCGGGCAAGGTTGCGGAATGCGGCGGCCGGGAGCATTGGATCAAGGCCATTGAATACGCCGCGAAAGTGTTCGGCAAGGGCAAGGTGCGGTCAGGCTTTGTTGCCGGCATCGAGCCTAAGCGGGCGACGCTGGAAGGCGTGGAATACTTCGCTTCCATCGGAGTATTGTCCCTGACAGGCGCCTGGACGCCGAACCCTGGGTCGGCGCTGGAGGGCCACCGGACACCGCATGCGGAGTGGCATCTCGATATGGCCTACAAATGCCATGATATTTTCAAAAGATACGGCTTCACCTATCAGGACTATTTCGACATCGCGCCAAGCCCGAACTTCCTGATTCACGATCTGTTCGCGATCGACGAAGAACGGGTTCCGGCGTTTGGCGGGGACAAGCGGGAGCAGCCGGTATAA
- a CDS encoding nitrogenase component 1 yields MGQTTAGNRNSCLLHGALQTIRAIEGAVPIIHSSAGCGVQQYLGGSTLSGNGGSGSGGGLSVPSTNFLERQVVFGGTSRLREQLKNTVKIKAGDFYAVLTGCTPELVGDDVPAMTKELQEQQVHAIHLGTPGFKGSVHNGYTAALLGILRQYDKLGVTEGNRNGRLVNLFGVIPEQDVHWRGNLAGLKLSFEDAGAEVNVIFGPDAARKEWAALRQASLNVSFSVHSLEICEWLERHAGIPYVHFDGYPVGVAQTGEVLRCVLNQLDLEPDALETQIKAQERRERYYIREQADAYYRYGFQKRLAVVGDSSAAISQARFLADPLGLLPVLIVITDNLPESAQERIVHGWQERHSGLETRIVFETDGQLIEELLLEEDIELLLGSTIERKTAERKGIPFIPVSFPVAEELVLTRGFAGFGGGIALLETAGSGIIRFAKIRRELEPHQIMKGDARDEQGAHPKPAFSGAEH; encoded by the coding sequence ATGGGACAGACGACGGCGGGGAACCGGAACAGCTGCCTGCTGCACGGCGCGCTTCAGACGATTCGGGCGATCGAGGGGGCGGTGCCAATCATTCACTCTTCCGCCGGCTGCGGTGTGCAGCAGTATTTGGGAGGAAGCACACTCAGCGGCAACGGCGGCTCGGGCAGCGGCGGCGGACTCAGCGTTCCATCCACCAATTTTCTGGAGCGGCAGGTTGTGTTCGGCGGCACGTCGAGGCTGAGGGAGCAGCTCAAGAACACCGTCAAGATCAAGGCGGGAGACTTCTATGCCGTTCTGACGGGCTGCACGCCGGAGCTGGTCGGGGACGATGTGCCGGCGATGACCAAAGAGCTGCAGGAGCAGCAGGTGCATGCCATCCATCTCGGCACTCCGGGTTTCAAGGGCAGCGTTCATAACGGCTATACTGCCGCGCTGCTCGGCATTTTGCGGCAATACGACAAGCTGGGGGTAACTGAAGGGAATCGAAACGGCCGTCTGGTCAATTTGTTCGGCGTAATTCCGGAGCAGGATGTGCACTGGAGAGGCAATTTAGCGGGGCTGAAGCTCAGCTTTGAGGACGCGGGAGCCGAAGTCAATGTCATCTTCGGTCCAGATGCGGCAAGGAAAGAATGGGCGGCGCTTCGGCAGGCGTCGCTCAACGTCTCCTTCTCGGTCCATAGTCTGGAGATTTGCGAATGGCTGGAGCGGCATGCGGGCATTCCCTATGTGCATTTCGACGGCTATCCGGTGGGAGTGGCGCAGACAGGGGAGGTGCTGCGCTGCGTGTTGAATCAGCTTGACCTGGAGCCGGATGCGCTGGAGACGCAGATCAAGGCCCAGGAGCGGCGGGAACGCTATTACATCCGCGAGCAGGCGGACGCCTATTACCGCTACGGCTTCCAGAAGAGGCTGGCCGTCGTCGGCGACAGCTCAGCCGCAATAAGCCAGGCCCGGTTTCTGGCCGATCCGCTGGGCTTGCTGCCGGTTCTGATCGTCATTACCGACAACCTGCCGGAGTCGGCGCAGGAACGGATTGTCCATGGCTGGCAGGAACGGCATTCCGGGCTTGAGACGAGAATCGTCTTTGAAACTGACGGACAATTGATTGAGGAACTGCTGCTGGAGGAGGACATCGAGCTGCTGCTGGGCAGTACGATCGAACGAAAAACCGCGGAGCGCAAGGGAATTCCGTTCATTCCCGTGTCGTTCCCGGTTGCGGAGGAGCTGGTGCTTACCCGGGGCTTCGCCGGATTTGGCGGCGGCATCGCGCTGCTGGAGACAGCGGGGAGCGGAATCATCAGGTTCGCGAAAATACGCAGGGAGCTGGAACCGCATCAAATCATGAAGGGGGACGCGAGAGATGAGCAGGGAGCACATCCGAAGCCGGCTTTTTCAGGAGCTGAGCATTAA